The region CTGGAGGAACTGGGCAGCCAGCTGTCCTTCTACGGCCGCTCGTTGGCGTGGACGGGCCGCACCGTACGCCGCTACAAGAAGGAGATCCTGCGGCTGCTCGCCGAGGTGAGCTTCGGACGCGGCGCCCTCGCCGTCGTGGGCGGCACGGTCGGCGTCATCGCCTTCCTGTCGTTCTTCACCGGCACGGAGGTGGGCCTCCAGGGCTACGCCGCGCTCAACCAGCTCGGCACCTCGAACTTCGTGGCGTTCCTCTCTGCGTACTTCAACACCCGGGAGATCGCGCCACTGGTGGCGGGGCTCGCGCTGTCCGCGACGGTGGGCGCCGGGTTCACGGCGCAGCTGGGCGCGATGCGGATCAGCGAGGAGACGGACGCCCTCGAAGTCATGGGCGTGCCCTCGCTGCCGTTCCTGGTGACCACCCGGATGATCGCCGGTTTCGTCGCGGTGATCCCGCTGTACGTGGTCGGGCTGCTCTCCTCGTACTTTGCCGCCCGCACCATCACCACCGGCTACTACGGGCAGTCGGCGGGCACCTACGACCACTACTTCCAGCAGTACCTGCCACCGGTCGACGTGCTGTGGTCCTTCGGGAAGGTGCTCGTCTTCGCCGTCCTGATCATCCTCGTGCACTGCTTCTACGGCTACTACGCGAGCGGCGGCCCGGCCGGCGTCGGCATCGCCGTGGGCCGCGCCGTGCGCACCTCGATCGTCGCGATCAACGTCCTGGACTTCTTCCTGTCGCTCGCGATCTGGGGCGCCAACACGACCGTACGGATTGCGGGGTGAGCCGTATGAGAGTGCTGAGACTGCGGTTGTACGGCGTCGTGTTCCTCGCCGTGCTCGCGCTGCTGCTGTCCCTGTCCGTCGCCGTGTACCAGCAGGTGTTCACCCCGGCCGTACGGATCGAGCTGGAAGCGGACAGCATCGGCAACCAGCTCGATCCCCGCGCCGACGTCAAGCTGCGCGGGCTGCTGGTCGGCGAGGTGCGCGCGGTTCACGCCGACGGGACGAAGGCGACGCTCGACATCGCGCTCAAGCCGGAGTACGTCGCGTCCATCCCGTCCGACGTGCACGCACGCCTGCTGCCCAAGACCCTGTTCGGCGAGAAGTACGTCGACCTGGTCGCGCCCGCGCGCTCTGCGCATTCATCAGCTCGGCCCATCCGCGCCGGGGATGTCATCACCCAGGACCGCACCCGCGTCGGCATCGAGCTCCAGCAGCTGATGAACGACCTGCTGCCGCTGCTGCGGACCGTGCAGCCCGGCAAGCTCAACGCCACGCTCTCCGCGTTCGCCACCGCCCTCGAGGGGCGCGGCGACCGGATCGGCGACAACCTCACGCGTGTGGAGGACTATCTGCACCGGCTCAATCCGCACCTGCCGTCCCTCACCGAGGACTTCGCGCGGCTGGCCGACGTCGCCAAGGTGTACGGCGACGCGGCTCCCGACCTGATGGAGATCCTGCGCAACACCGTCACCACCAGCCGCACCCTGGTCGAGCAGCGGGACCGGCTCGCGTCCGCGCTCACCACGACGGCCACCGCCGCGGGCACCGCGGACGGCTTCCTCGACGCGAACGGCGACCGGCTGATCACCCTGGGCCGGGTCTCCCGCCCCACGCTCGACCTCTTCGCCCGCTACTCACCCGAGTACCCGTGCCTCTTTGCCGGCCTGGTGCGCGAGGAGCAGGCATCCGAGCAGGCTTTCCGGGGCGGCAAGATGCACATCACGCTCGAAGTCGTCCGCCAGCAGGGGGCGTACGAACCCGGCGAGTATCCGCGCTACGGGGATCGGTCGGGCCCCAACTGCCGCGACCTGCCCCATCCGCCGGTGCCCGCGCCCGGGGTCCACCTCGACGACGGTTCGGCGAAGGGCGGTTCGTCCGGCCCGGCCGGCGTCTCCGCCACCCGGACCGAGCAGCGCGCCGTCGGCTCGCTCGTCGCGCCCGTCATGGGCGTGCCCGCCGACGAGGTACCGCCGGTCGCGACGCTGCTGTTCGGACCGATGGCGCGCGGGACGGCGGTGAGCGTCGCATGAGGATCACGAGGATCATGAAGACCGCGAAGACCGCGAGGACTACGAGGTCCACGAGGACGTCAGGAGCCCGGCAGGCCGCCGCCCCGCTGATCAAGTTCAGCCTCTTCGCCCTGGTGACGATCCTGGCGACGGCCCTGCTCGCCGCCACCATCGTCAACATCTCCTTCACCCCCGAACACACGTACCGAGCGGTGTTCAGCGACGTGACGGGCCTGGAGAAGGGCGACGACATCCGGGTGGCCGGGGTGCGGGTCGGTCAGGTCGAGGGCATCCGGATCAAGGACCGGACGCTGGCGGAGGTCACCTTCACTGTCGGTGAGGACCGGCCGCTGCTGAACAGCACCGGCGCGGTCATCCGCTACCGGAACCTGGTCGGACAGCGTTACGTCGCCCTGACCGAGGGCGCGGGAGACGGCACCCGGCTGAAGCCCGGCGCCACGATTCCGCTGTCGCGCACCCAGCCCGCGCTGGACCTCAACGCGCTGCTGAACGGCTTCAAGCCACTGTTCGCGGCGCTCAGCCCGCAGGACGTCAACCAGCTCGCCACCGAGATCATCCGGACCCTCCAGGGCGAGGGCGGCACCGTCAACAGCCTGCTCGCGCACACGGCTTCGCTCACCACGACGCTGGCCGGCCGCGACAAGCTGATCGGCTCGGTGATCGACAACCTGAACACCGTGCTGGAGACGCTGGACAAGCGCGGCGCCCGTTTCTCCGGGCTGCTCAAGCAGCTGCGTCGGGTGATCTCGGGGCTGTCCGCCGACCGCAAGCCCATCGGGCAGTCCCTGGTGGGGATCGGCGATCTGACGGACGCCACCTCGGGGCTGCTCAAGGACGCGCGTCCGCCCCTGAAGGACGACATCGCCGAGCTGACCGATCTCACCGGAACGCTGAACAAGAACGAGAACACCGTGGAGGGCGTCCTGAAGCGGCTGCCGAACAAGCTCAACGCACTGACGGGGACGGCGTCCTACGGCTCGTGGTTCAACTTCTACCTCTGCGACTTCGACGGCCGGATCGTGCTGCCGAAGACGAAGCAGGTACTCACTCCCGAGCTGCACGTGGCGAGGGCGAGGTGCGGCGCATGACACAGCACTTCCTTCCGCGCGGGACCCGTAAGCGCCGCCCGGAGCCGCTGGTCAAGGTCCGTATCGACCCACCGAAGCTGCCGACAATACGGCTGCTTCCGCGCCGGGCACCTCGCCCCCGCCGCCCGGAACCCCTGGTCAAGGTCCGCATCGACCCGCCCAAGCTCCCGAAGATTCGGCTGCTTCCGCGCCGGGCACCCCGCCCCCGCCGCCCGGAACCCCTGGTGAAAGTCCGCATCGACCCGCCCAAGCTGCCCCGCATACGGATACGCCGCCCGCGCCTCACCCCGTTCCGTGAGCGAAACCCCGTGGTGATCGGAGCCGTCGGTCTCACCTTCCTCGCGCTGCTGACCGTGGCCGCGTTCAACGCCGACAGCCTGCCGCTGATCGGCGGCGGCGAGACGTACAGCGCGGCCTTCTCGGAAGCGGGCGGCCTCAAGCCCGGCGACGAGGTGCGGATCGCCGGCGTCAAGGTCGGCAAGGTCGAGGACGTCGATCTGGACGGTGACCACGTCAAGGTCACCTTCAAGATCAAGGGCGATCCGGGGTTCGGCACCGAGACCGGTGCCTCGATCCGGGTCAAGACGATCCTCGGCGCGAAGTACCTCGCGCTGCATCCCAAGGGACCGGGACAGCTGAAGCCCGGCAGCGAGATACCGCTGAAGAGGACGGTTCCGGCGTACGACGTCGTGCAGGCGTTCAGCGACCTCACCACCACGACGGAGAAGGTCGACACCGACCAGTTGGCGAAGGCCCTGGACACCATCTCCACCACGTTCCAGGACTCGCCCGCCGAGGTACGGGCATCCATCAAGGGCCTGTCGAAGATCTCCCGTACGGTCGCCTCGCGCGACAAGGCGCTGGGCGAACTCCTCGACCACGCGAACGGTGTCACGGGCGTACTGGCCGAGCACTCCGAGGACTTCGCCGCGCTGGTCAAGGACGGCGATCAGCTGTTCAAGGAGATCAGCAAGCGGCGCGAGGCGATCCACAAACTGCTGAAGACCTCCGCCGCGCTCGGCATCGAGCTCTCCGGCCTGGTCGAGGACAACGACAAGGAGATCGGGCCCGCGCTCAAGGGCCTGAACACCGTGGTGCGGATGCTCGAACGGAACCAATCCAGCCTCGACCGGAGCGTCAAGCTGCTCGCGCCCTACGTCCGGGTCTTCAGCAACGCCCTCGGCAACGGCCGCTGGTTCGACAGCTACGTCCAGAACCTGGTCGCCGCTCCAGTGGTGCCGCGCACGGGAGGCACCCGGTGAAGAACCTGAAGAAGCGCGTGGCCGTGGTCACCGCACTCGCCCTCGTCGCCGCGCTCACCTACGTGCTGTGGCCGCGCTCCGAGTCCGTGCACGTCACCGCGTACTTCCCGCGCACCGTCGGCATCTACCCCGGCTCGGACGTCCGCGTCCTCGGCGTCCGGATCGGCGAGGTCGAGAAGATCACGCCGGAGGGCGACCGGGTGCGGGTGGAGCTGAAGTACGACGAAGGCCGCAAGGTGCCGGCGGACGCCAAGGCCGCCGTCATCAACTCCTCGGTGGTCAGCGACCGTTACGTACAACTGCTGCCGGTGTACCGAACGGGCCCGGTACTGCGGAACGGCGCCGTCATCCCCGAGACGCGGACGGCCGTACCGGTCGAACTGGACCGCGTCTTCGACAGCCTGCACACGACGGCCGACGCGCTCGGTCCCCAGGGCGCCAACAAGGACGGCTCGCTGTCGCGGCTGCTCGGGGTGAGCGCGGACAACCTCGACGGCCAGGGCGAGAACCTCAACCAGACGGTCGAGGACCTCTCGAAGGCCGTCACCACGCTGTCCGACGGCCGCACGGACCTGTTCGGCACGGTACGGAACCTGCAGGTGTTCACGGCTGCGCTGGCCGCCGACGACAAGAGCGTGCGGTCCTTCAACACCAGCCTCGCCGAGGTCGCAGGACAGCTCGCGGGCGAGCGCAAGGACCTCGCGGACGCACTCAAGAACCTGGGGACGGCGCTCGGCGACGTGTCCGCCTTCGTGAAGAAGAACAAGAAGTCGCTGACCTCGAACGTGCAGGGCCTCAGCAAGGTGACCAAGGTGCTCGTCACCCAACGGGCCGCGCTGGCCGAGCTGTTGCAGGTCGCTCCCACGGGTCTGTCGAACCTGAACGACGCCTACAACCCGTCCTCGGGCACCCTCGACACCCGCAACAACGCGCAGCAGGCACAGGATCCGGCCTCGCTGCTGTGCTCCGTACTGAGGACGACCGGCGACGAAGGCGGCAAGAACCCCGACTGCAAGGAGCTCAAAGACCTCTTCGACTCCCTGCCGAAGGTGCCTCAGGGCTCCGCGGTGACGGGAACGGTCGACCGGACGCTCGGCGGAATTCTGGGGGCGAGCGCATGAGCGCACTGCGCAAGGTCGGGGCGGTCGCGTGGGCCGCGGTCGGCTCGCTGCTGCTGTCCGGCTGCGAGTTCAACGGCTGGTACGACGTCCAGCTGCCCGGCGGAGCCGCCGCCGACGGCCACGCATACCACGTCACCGTCGAGTTCCGCGACGTCCTCGACCTGGTGCCGCAGTCGGCGGTGAAGGTCAACAACGTCACCGTGGGCGCGGTCGAGAAGGTCGAACTGGACGGCTGGCACGCGCGCGTACGGCTGCGGGTCGCCGACTCGGTGAAGCTGCCCGCCAACGCGGTCGCCGAGCTGCGGCAGACCAGCATGCTCGGCGAGAAGTACGTCGCGCTCTCCGCCCCGACCGGCACGGCCCCCACGGGCCGGCTCGGCGACGGCGACCGCGTCCCGCTGTCCCGCAGCGGCCGCAACCCGGAGATCGAGGAGGTGCTCTCCGCGCTCTCCGCGCTCCTCAACGGCGGCGGGGTGGCCCAGCTCAAGACGATCACCGTGGAACTGAACAAGGCCCTGGACGGCCGGGAGAACCGGGTCAGATCGCTGCTCAAGGAGCTGAACACCTTCATCGGCGGCCTGGACGACCAGCGGAAGGACATCGTCCACGCCCTCGAGGCCGTAGACCGGCTCGCGGGGCGGCTCGGCAAAGAGAAGAAGACGATCGCCCAGGCCGTGGACACGATGCCACCTGCCCTGAAGGTCCTGGCCGACCAGCGGCGCGATCTGACGAGGATGCTCACCGCCCTGTCGAAGCTGGGCAAGACGGGCACCAAGGTGGTCAACGCCTCGCACGACGACACGGTCGCGAACCTCGAACAGCTGCGGCCGATCCTGCAGCAGCTGAACAAGGCGGGCGACGATCTGCCCAACTCCCTTGAACTGCTGACCACTTACCCGTTCCCGCGCAACGCGGTGGACGCCGTCAAGGGGGACTACGTCAACCTCGACATCACGGCCGACCTCGATCTGTCGGACCTCTACGGAAACCTGACGGACGGCAACTCCGGCCGGGGCAAGGGCGATTCCCAGAAGCCCGGCACTCCCGACGTACCGGATCTCCCCGATCTCCCCGGTCTCCCCGATCTGCCGAGCGTGCCGACGCCCACGGCGCTGCCGAGCGCACCGAGCCTGCCGTCGTCCCCCTCGGTGCCGTCGGGCCCGTCGGGCGGGGGCGGGCCGCTGTGCCCGCCGGTGTGCACCAGTAGCTACACCACCCAAGGCGGGCTGCCCGAGGGGATAAACCTCGCGCTCGCGGAGCTGATGCTGAAGGGGGTTCAGCCGTGATCACCCGTACGGTCAAGGCCCAGTTGCTCGCCTTCGCCACCATCACCGCCGTCGGGGTGTCGTACGTCGGCGCCGAGTACACGGGCCTGGTGGACGACGTCCTGGGCCGCGGCTACACCGTGCAAGCGGACTTCGCCGACTCCGGGGGCATCTTCCCCGGCGCCGAGGTCACCTACCGCGGTGTGCCGGTGGGTCGCGTCGGCGCGCTGCGGCTGACCGGCTCCGACGGCGTCTCGGTCGCTCTCGACATCAAGGACGGCGCGCCACGCATCCCGGCGGACACCCTCGCCGTGGTGGCGAACCGTTCGGCGGTGGGCGAGCAGTACGTAGATCTACAGCCACGTACTTCGCATGGCCCGTACCTCCTCGACGGCAGCGCCATCCCGCGCGGCAGCACCCGCGTGCCGCTGCCCACGACGGACCTGGTCCTGAGCCTGGACCGGCTGGTGAACTCGGTCGGCAAGGACGATCTACGGGTCACCGTGGACGAGTTGGGCAAGGCCTTCTCGGGCACCGGCCCGAATCTGAGCCGACTGGTGGACTCGGGCAACGCGCTCGTGGAGTCGGCCTCCGAGTCACTCCCCCAGACGATCTCGCTGATCGATGACTCGCGAAAGGTGCTCAAGACGCAGTCCGACCAGGGCTCGTCCATCAAGTCGTTCGCCCACGACCTGGCGGCTCTCACGGCACAGCTGAAGTCGAGCGACGGAGACCTGCGCAAGCTGATCGGCAACGCGACACCGGCCGCGCAGCAGGTGAACTCGCTGCTGAAGAACATCTCACCGCGACTGTCGGTCCTGCTGGCCAATCTGATCAGCGGCGGCCAGGTCACGCTGGCCAACCTGCCCGGCGTGGAACAGTCCCTGGTCACCTTCCCGGCACTGGTCGCGGGCAGCTACACGGTCGTCCCGGGCGACGGCACCACCCACTTCGGCCTGGTGGTGAACGCCGACGACCCGCCGCCGTGCACCCAGGGATACGGGACAACGCGGCGCGACCCCTCGGACACCAGCACGCGCGAGGCGAACACCGACGCGCGCTGCACGGCCCCGCGCGGAAGCAAGACGTCGGTACGGGGCGCGCAGAACGCCCCCGGCGCGTCGACCACGTCCGGCGGCGCGAACCAAACGGCGTACGTGACGCCGTACATCACGCCTTACGACCCGGAGACCGGCACCGCGACCGGCCCGGACGGAAGGCCCGTCGAGATCGGCTCGACGGGCGGCCAACAGGCGGTGTTCGGAAGGGAGTCGTGGCAATGGCTGCTAGTCGAGCCGATGGCATGAGCGGGACCATGAACAGGACCATGAGCGTGGCCGTGTCGGGGTCGGGGTCGGGCAGGGCGTGGTCGGGCAGGACGTGGTCGGTGGGGCTCGCCGTGGCGACCGTCCTCACGACGGCGCTGACGATCTGGCTGAGCCTTGGGCTCTACGACCAGCACGACAGGGCGCAGCGGCGCCAGGACATCCTGACCGCGGCCCGCCAGTCGGCGCTGAACTTCACCTCGCTCGACTACCGGCACTACGACAGGGACAGCGCGAACGTCCTCCAGGGCGCCACCGGCGACTTCAAGAAGCAGTTCGCCGCGCAGACCGAGCAGCTGACCAAGCTCGTCGCCGCGAACGAGTCCGTGTCCGAGGGCCAGATCCTCGACGCGGGCATCGTCCGCTCCGACGAGCACTCGGCCCGCGTCCTGGTGGTCGCCGACAGCAAGGTGACCAACACCGCCGCCCCCAAGGGTGAGTCGCGCACCTACCGCCTACAGCTCGACCTGGTGCACCGAAACGGCCGCTGGCTGACCTCCGACGTCGAGTTCGTCGGCTGACCGCTCCCTCCCCGCCATACGACCCATGAGGACATGAGGAGTAAGACCGTGGCGAAGACGACCACCCGAAGCCGCGGCTCCGGATCCGGATCCGGCACCCGGCACACCATGACCGCGGCCGCCCGCGCGGCGGCCAAGCGCGCGGAGCGCGGCCACCTCGAACCGGACCCGGCGTCCACCGACGAGGTGGCCCCGGGACGGCCCGAAGCACCGACCGCCGGCCGCACCGTGCTCATCGAGGCCCCCGATGAGGACGGCTGGAACGACCCGCCCGAGCCCTCACCGGAGTGCTTCGAGGAGGACTCACCGCAGGAGGAGGGCGAGCCCGGCCCCGGTACGGCTACGCGGCACGGTCGGCGGCGGCTGCTCACCGCCGCCCTGTGTGTCCTGCTCCTGGCGGGCCTGATCGCGGCCACCGTGCTCGGGTGGCGCTACCGGGAGGGCGTGCGGGCCGAACAGGCACGCGGTCAGGCACTCGCGGCCGCACGCCAGGCGGCGCCAGTCGTGCTGTCGTACGACTACAGGCACCTGGACCGCGACTTCGCCGCGGCCCGCGCCCGGCTCACCGGGCACTTCCGCGACGAGTACCGGAAGACCACCACGACGGTGGTCGGGCCGACGGCCAGGAAGTACCACGGGGTGGTGAAGGCCACGGTGGCGCAGCCCACCGGCGGCTCCCCGGCGGCCTCCGTGATCTCGGCCTCGGCCGACCGGGCCGTGGTCCTCCTCTTCGTCAACCAGGTGACCACGAGCACCCAGGTCTCGGGCTCCCGCGTGGACCTGAACCGGGTGCGGATGACGGTGGCCCTTACGTCCGACGGCTGGAGGGTGAGCGGGGTCGACGCGCTCTGACATCTGCCCCTTCCGGGGGCTGGAAGGCCCCGATCGCGGACACCGCCTGCCCGGCCTGGTCGGCGTAGGCGCGGGCATCGACGCATTCGACGTACCGCTCGACAAGAGGCGGGCGTACCCCCGGCCGTACGGGATCACCAGGTGTGCGCCACGTCCACTACGAGATGGTTGGCCGTCTGGAAGACCCGGAACGGCAGCCGGGCGCGCACGCCCAGTCCGGCCTGGGTGTAGCCCTCGGAGCCACCTGTGAACTTGAACTCCCGGAAGGTCCGGTACCCGGTGACGTTGACGGACGGAAGCGGCGGGTAGGGCTGTCCGGTCGCCGGGTCGTAGCGCGGGGAGAACAGCGAGATCTCCAGAATGGCTCCGCCCTTGATCGGAACCACGACGTCGCTCGGGTCCTGGTGCAGTACGTCGACGTAGCGGACCGTGTAGCCGATCGGGTCGGCCGCCGTCCCCTGGGCGTCGAAGACCAGACGGTCGAAGCACTCGTGCTGTCCGGCCCTCACGTCGACCAGTCGCCTGGAGGCAACGGAGTCACCGGTCTTGTCCAGGCTCCCCCACGTCACGGCGCAGTCCACGGCCGTCGGCGCGGCCACCGCCGGAACCGTGCCGGCCAACAGACCGCCGCCCGCCAGCATCATCGCGGCCAGTGCAGTACCTATCCGTCGCATGACTACCCCCCGGTAGCTCGCGTAGGTGTGTGTCTGTTCAGACCGGCGGCCTTCCGGAAGGTTGTGCACAGTGGAGTAGCCCATTGCGGCGCAGGGGCCCTTCCAGCACCAACTGCCCCGCGAGACCACAGCGCTTTCCGCGTGCACCGCAGCCTGACGCCTCCGGCAAGGCCGCCCCGTTACCGTCGGCCTGACCGCCGCGCCACTCCTGTCGTTACGGCTTACGCGCAAGTCCACCGTGCTCGGCGATGACCTCCGGGACGTCCGAACCGGGCTCCGGACGCCACTCCGTCACCGAGACGACACCGGGCTCGACAAGCTCCAGACCGTCGAAGAACGCGGTGATCTCATCAATGGAACGCAGGTTGTACGGAACGGCGCCGCTGTTGTTGTAGGCGTCCTGGGCCTGCTCGAAGACCGGGTCGATGCCGCGCGACCCGTCATTGATGGAGAGGTAACTCCCCGAGGGCAGGGCTTCCATCAGCCGGGTGACGATGGAACGGGCCTGATCGTAGTCGGCGACATGGCCCAGGATGTTGCTGAGGATGAGCGCGGTAGGACGACCGAAGTCCAGCGTCTTGGCGGCGACTTCAAGAATGCGGTCCGGGTCCGTCACGTTGGCGTCGATGTAGGCGGTCGCGCCCTCCTCGGTGGAGTACAGCAGGGCGCGGGCGTGGGCGAGCACCATCGGATCGTTGTCGACGTAGACGATCCGCGCCTCGGGAGCGAGCCCCTGGGCGACCTCGTGGGTGTTCTGCGCGGTCGGAAGGCCGGTGCCGACGTCCAGGAACTGCCGGATACCCGCCTCGGAGACGAGATACGCGATGTTGCGACGCAGGAAGGCGCGGCTGGAGCGGGCGATGGTGACGATCCCGGGAAAGACCTCGGTGTACGCGTCACCGGCCGCCTCGTCGACGGGGTAGTTGTCCTTGCCGCCCAGCCAGTAGTTCCAGATACGGGCGGAGTGCGGCACCGACGTGTCGATCTTCTGCTGCTCCGCCGGCTCGGGCGTCGTCACAGGGTCGCTCATGATTCGTGTACGTCCTTCAACCGGGGCGAGGATCATTCGCGGCACATCCTACGAACGAACTCCCCTTCCTGGCCCACTAGTTCATGTATTCCGACTGGTGTGCTGGTCGTGGGACGGGCTGACATCCACGCATCGCTCCCGGCACTCGGCCGCAACTCCTGGATGCGCGCCTGCCGGACTACTCCGGGTCAGATCCGGCCATCGCTGTGCGCGAGACCGACAGGGTCCCTGAACCGTTCCGGGATCGGTGAGACTCCGGACTGCCCCTCCAGTGCGAAAATAAAGACAGCAGACGAGTCGGGCTGTACGCCGGGTTCTGTCGCCCGGGCGCCTCGCGGCGGCCGGGGAGACGGCCATCCATCTAGGGCCGGTGTTGCCACCGGCCTCGTGCGGTCTACCCGCGGACTCGGGCGGGCAGCCCTCGATCGTCCGCGCAGAAACACCGAGGTGTTTCCTTTTGACCTTGCTCCAGGTGGGGTTTACCTAGCCGCCTGAGTCACCTCAGGCGCTGGTGGTCTCTTACACCACCGTTTCACCCTTACCGAGGACCGAGGTCCCCGGCGGTCTGTTTTCTGTGGCACTGTCCCGCGGGTCACCCCGGGTGGCCGTTAGCCACCACCTTGCCCTGTGGAGCCCGGACGTTCCTCGGGAAGGTCCACAAGGACCTCCACGCGG is a window of Streptomyces sp. NBC_00271 DNA encoding:
- a CDS encoding MlaE family ABC transporter permease → MALLNRLEELGSQLSFYGRSLAWTGRTVRRYKKEILRLLAEVSFGRGALAVVGGTVGVIAFLSFFTGTEVGLQGYAALNQLGTSNFVAFLSAYFNTREIAPLVAGLALSATVGAGFTAQLGAMRISEETDALEVMGVPSLPFLVTTRMIAGFVAVIPLYVVGLLSSYFAARTITTGYYGQSAGTYDHYFQQYLPPVDVLWSFGKVLVFAVLIILVHCFYGYYASGGPAGVGIAVGRAVRTSIVAINVLDFFLSLAIWGANTTVRIAG
- a CDS encoding MCE family protein, producing the protein MRVLRLRLYGVVFLAVLALLLSLSVAVYQQVFTPAVRIELEADSIGNQLDPRADVKLRGLLVGEVRAVHADGTKATLDIALKPEYVASIPSDVHARLLPKTLFGEKYVDLVAPARSAHSSARPIRAGDVITQDRTRVGIELQQLMNDLLPLLRTVQPGKLNATLSAFATALEGRGDRIGDNLTRVEDYLHRLNPHLPSLTEDFARLADVAKVYGDAAPDLMEILRNTVTTSRTLVEQRDRLASALTTTATAAGTADGFLDANGDRLITLGRVSRPTLDLFARYSPEYPCLFAGLVREEQASEQAFRGGKMHITLEVVRQQGAYEPGEYPRYGDRSGPNCRDLPHPPVPAPGVHLDDGSAKGGSSGPAGVSATRTEQRAVGSLVAPVMGVPADEVPPVATLLFGPMARGTAVSVA
- a CDS encoding MlaD family protein — encoded protein: MKTAKTARTTRSTRTSGARQAAAPLIKFSLFALVTILATALLAATIVNISFTPEHTYRAVFSDVTGLEKGDDIRVAGVRVGQVEGIRIKDRTLAEVTFTVGEDRPLLNSTGAVIRYRNLVGQRYVALTEGAGDGTRLKPGATIPLSRTQPALDLNALLNGFKPLFAALSPQDVNQLATEIIRTLQGEGGTVNSLLAHTASLTTTLAGRDKLIGSVIDNLNTVLETLDKRGARFSGLLKQLRRVISGLSADRKPIGQSLVGIGDLTDATSGLLKDARPPLKDDIAELTDLTGTLNKNENTVEGVLKRLPNKLNALTGTASYGSWFNFYLCDFDGRIVLPKTKQVLTPELHVARARCGA
- a CDS encoding MCE family protein, encoding MKVRIDPPKLPRIRIRRPRLTPFRERNPVVIGAVGLTFLALLTVAAFNADSLPLIGGGETYSAAFSEAGGLKPGDEVRIAGVKVGKVEDVDLDGDHVKVTFKIKGDPGFGTETGASIRVKTILGAKYLALHPKGPGQLKPGSEIPLKRTVPAYDVVQAFSDLTTTTEKVDTDQLAKALDTISTTFQDSPAEVRASIKGLSKISRTVASRDKALGELLDHANGVTGVLAEHSEDFAALVKDGDQLFKEISKRREAIHKLLKTSAALGIELSGLVEDNDKEIGPALKGLNTVVRMLERNQSSLDRSVKLLAPYVRVFSNALGNGRWFDSYVQNLVAAPVVPRTGGTR
- a CDS encoding MCE family protein produces the protein MKNLKKRVAVVTALALVAALTYVLWPRSESVHVTAYFPRTVGIYPGSDVRVLGVRIGEVEKITPEGDRVRVELKYDEGRKVPADAKAAVINSSVVSDRYVQLLPVYRTGPVLRNGAVIPETRTAVPVELDRVFDSLHTTADALGPQGANKDGSLSRLLGVSADNLDGQGENLNQTVEDLSKAVTTLSDGRTDLFGTVRNLQVFTAALAADDKSVRSFNTSLAEVAGQLAGERKDLADALKNLGTALGDVSAFVKKNKKSLTSNVQGLSKVTKVLVTQRAALAELLQVAPTGLSNLNDAYNPSSGTLDTRNNAQQAQDPASLLCSVLRTTGDEGGKNPDCKELKDLFDSLPKVPQGSAVTGTVDRTLGGILGASA
- a CDS encoding MCE family protein; this encodes MSALRKVGAVAWAAVGSLLLSGCEFNGWYDVQLPGGAAADGHAYHVTVEFRDVLDLVPQSAVKVNNVTVGAVEKVELDGWHARVRLRVADSVKLPANAVAELRQTSMLGEKYVALSAPTGTAPTGRLGDGDRVPLSRSGRNPEIEEVLSALSALLNGGGVAQLKTITVELNKALDGRENRVRSLLKELNTFIGGLDDQRKDIVHALEAVDRLAGRLGKEKKTIAQAVDTMPPALKVLADQRRDLTRMLTALSKLGKTGTKVVNASHDDTVANLEQLRPILQQLNKAGDDLPNSLELLTTYPFPRNAVDAVKGDYVNLDITADLDLSDLYGNLTDGNSGRGKGDSQKPGTPDVPDLPDLPGLPDLPSVPTPTALPSAPSLPSSPSVPSGPSGGGGPLCPPVCTSSYTTQGGLPEGINLALAELMLKGVQP
- a CDS encoding MlaD family protein, with the protein product MITRTVKAQLLAFATITAVGVSYVGAEYTGLVDDVLGRGYTVQADFADSGGIFPGAEVTYRGVPVGRVGALRLTGSDGVSVALDIKDGAPRIPADTLAVVANRSAVGEQYVDLQPRTSHGPYLLDGSAIPRGSTRVPLPTTDLVLSLDRLVNSVGKDDLRVTVDELGKAFSGTGPNLSRLVDSGNALVESASESLPQTISLIDDSRKVLKTQSDQGSSIKSFAHDLAALTAQLKSSDGDLRKLIGNATPAAQQVNSLLKNISPRLSVLLANLISGGQVTLANLPGVEQSLVTFPALVAGSYTVVPGDGTTHFGLVVNADDPPPCTQGYGTTRRDPSDTSTREANTDARCTAPRGSKTSVRGAQNAPGASTTSGGANQTAYVTPYITPYDPETGTATGPDGRPVEIGSTGGQQAVFGRESWQWLLVEPMA
- a CDS encoding AMIN-like domain-containing (lipo)protein; the encoded protein is MRRIGTALAAMMLAGGGLLAGTVPAVAAPTAVDCAVTWGSLDKTGDSVASRRLVDVRAGQHECFDRLVFDAQGTAADPIGYTVRYVDVLHQDPSDVVVPIKGGAILEISLFSPRYDPATGQPYPPLPSVNVTGYRTFREFKFTGGSEGYTQAGLGVRARLPFRVFQTANHLVVDVAHTW
- a CDS encoding SAM-dependent methyltransferase — its product is MSDPVTTPEPAEQQKIDTSVPHSARIWNYWLGGKDNYPVDEAAGDAYTEVFPGIVTIARSSRAFLRRNIAYLVSEAGIRQFLDVGTGLPTAQNTHEVAQGLAPEARIVYVDNDPMVLAHARALLYSTEEGATAYIDANVTDPDRILEVAAKTLDFGRPTALILSNILGHVADYDQARSIVTRLMEALPSGSYLSINDGSRGIDPVFEQAQDAYNNSGAVPYNLRSIDEITAFFDGLELVEPGVVSVTEWRPEPGSDVPEVIAEHGGLARKP